From Methanoculleus oceani, a single genomic window includes:
- a CDS encoding class II glutamine amidotransferase has protein sequence MCGIIGVMDKKRRTMDGSGIRQALSMMNERGSGEGAGYVAYGIYPDYRDCYALHVFFDNIRENKPGLDAALAQWGTIEHDEAIPTYDQPNLRAAHTPWRYFFKPDPSLASASTSPEDDIVSALVMRVNTARRGALIVSSGKNLGVFKAGGWPEDVADFYRIENYEGYTWLAHNRYPTNTPGWWGGAHPFNLLGWSVVHNGEITSYGTNRRYIESFGYTCTMFTDTEVVAYLIDLLMRRHGLDVDFAVRALAPPFWKEIDRMPEAEPEWNRALRLTYASAMMNGPFAIVAADADTMVGFTDRSKLRPMVVGECADRLYISSEEAAIRAMEPKIESITMPAAGEPVIGRVAP, from the coding sequence ATGTGCGGCATAATAGGCGTAATGGACAAAAAACGCCGGACGATGGATGGTTCCGGCATCCGACAGGCCCTCTCCATGATGAATGAGCGCGGCAGCGGCGAGGGGGCGGGGTACGTAGCCTACGGCATTTACCCAGACTACCGGGATTGCTACGCCCTCCATGTCTTCTTCGACAACATCCGTGAGAACAAACCGGGCCTCGACGCGGCGCTCGCGCAGTGGGGGACGATCGAGCACGACGAGGCGATCCCCACTTACGACCAGCCGAACCTCCGGGCGGCCCATACCCCCTGGCGATACTTCTTCAAGCCCGATCCCTCTCTCGCGTCGGCAAGCACGTCACCGGAAGACGATATCGTCAGCGCCCTGGTGATGCGGGTCAACACCGCCCGCCGCGGCGCTCTCATAGTCTCCTCCGGGAAGAACCTCGGCGTCTTCAAGGCCGGGGGATGGCCCGAAGACGTGGCGGACTTCTACCGGATCGAGAACTACGAGGGCTACACCTGGCTTGCGCACAACAGGTACCCGACGAACACCCCCGGCTGGTGGGGCGGTGCGCACCCGTTCAACCTCCTGGGCTGGAGCGTCGTGCATAACGGCGAGATCACCTCATATGGAACGAACCGGAGGTATATCGAGAGTTTCGGCTACACCTGCACGATGTTCACCGACACCGAGGTCGTCGCCTACCTCATCGACCTCCTGATGCGGCGGCACGGTCTGGATGTCGACTTTGCGGTCCGTGCACTCGCCCCACCGTTCTGGAAAGAGATCGACCGGATGCCGGAGGCCGAACCGGAATGGAATCGTGCTTTGCGACTTACCTACGCGTCCGCGATGATGAACGGGCCGTTTGCCATCGTGGCCGCAGACGCCGATACGATGGTCGGGTTCACCGACCGGAGCAAACTCCGCCCGATGGTCGTCGGCGAGTGCGCCGACCGCCTCTATATCTCAAGCGAAGAGGCGGCGATCCGGGCCATGGAACCGAAGATCGAATCGATTACCATGCCGGCTGCAGGAGAGCCGGTGATCGGGAGAGTTGCTCCGTGA
- the glnA gene encoding type I glutamate--ammonia ligase, with the protein MTPEIISAMLERIEQDNIRFLRLQFTDLLGLPKNVAVPAKQAEKALTDGIGLDGSSIEGFVRIEESDMVLRPDPSTYAHLPWRPRENGVARFICDVCKPNGKPFEGDPRHVLRTVMADAAKDGYVFNTGPELEFFLFKMLEGRPTTQFQDVGGYFDLAPTDLAEDVRREVILALTEMGFEIEASHHEVAESQHEIDFKYSDALTTADRVVTFKFAVKTMALMRGLHASFMAKPIYGINGSGMHVNCSLARDGKNAFYDPDAPLQLSETCMHFIGGLLKHAPAITRVANPTINSYKRLVPGYEAPCYVSWSASNRSALVRVPAPRGNSTRVEFRSPDPTCNPYLAFAAMLAAGMEGIREEIEPPAGANGNIFHMTAAERERAGIGTLPGDLAEAHRALLGDDLICKALGPHVVEALTSVAQAEWDAFRTAVHPWELDRYLATY; encoded by the coding sequence ATGACTCCCGAGATCATCTCAGCGATGCTCGAGCGTATCGAACAGGACAACATCCGATTCCTCCGGTTGCAGTTCACCGATCTCCTGGGGCTGCCCAAGAACGTCGCCGTCCCGGCGAAGCAGGCTGAAAAGGCCCTGACCGACGGCATCGGTCTTGACGGGTCGTCGATCGAGGGGTTCGTCCGGATCGAGGAGTCCGACATGGTGCTCAGACCCGACCCCTCCACCTACGCCCACCTGCCCTGGCGGCCCCGCGAGAACGGGGTTGCCCGGTTTATCTGCGATGTCTGCAAACCGAACGGGAAACCCTTCGAGGGTGATCCGCGGCACGTCCTCCGCACGGTGATGGCGGATGCGGCGAAGGACGGGTATGTCTTCAACACCGGCCCGGAGCTGGAGTTCTTCCTCTTTAAGATGCTCGAGGGCCGCCCGACGACGCAGTTCCAGGACGTCGGGGGTTACTTCGACCTGGCGCCGACCGACCTTGCGGAGGACGTCCGACGCGAGGTCATCCTCGCCCTGACCGAGATGGGGTTCGAGATCGAGGCGTCGCACCATGAGGTCGCCGAGAGCCAGCACGAGATCGACTTCAAGTACAGCGACGCCCTGACGACTGCCGACCGTGTTGTGACCTTCAAGTTCGCGGTCAAGACGATGGCGCTGATGCGCGGCCTGCACGCCTCGTTCATGGCGAAGCCCATCTACGGCATCAACGGGAGCGGGATGCACGTGAACTGTTCGCTCGCCAGGGATGGTAAGAACGCCTTTTACGACCCCGACGCCCCGCTGCAGCTCTCAGAGACCTGTATGCACTTCATCGGCGGGCTGCTCAAGCACGCGCCGGCCATCACCCGGGTTGCGAACCCGACGATCAACTCCTACAAGCGGCTTGTCCCCGGCTACGAGGCGCCCTGCTACGTCAGCTGGAGCGCGAGCAACCGGTCGGCCCTCGTCCGGGTCCCGGCGCCGCGCGGCAACAGCACCCGGGTCGAGTTCCGCAGCCCCGACCCGACCTGCAACCCGTATCTCGCCTTCGCCGCGATGCTCGCGGCCGGGATGGAGGGCATCCGGGAGGAGATCGAGCCCCCGGCCGGTGCCAATGGGAACATCTTCCACATGACGGCCGCTGAGCGGGAACGCGCCGGGATCGGGACGCTGCCCGGTGACCTGGCCGAGGCGCACCGGGCCCTGCTCGGCGACGACCTCATCTGCAAAGCGCTCGGGCCCCACGTCGTCGAGGCGCTCACGAGCGTCGCACAGGCCGAGTGGGATGCTTTCCGAACGGCGGTCCACCCCTGGGAACTCGACCGCTATCTTGCGACATATTAA
- a CDS encoding Mrp/NBP35 family ATP-binding protein yields the protein MTQTNEPDKETCTGNCASCAATTKCDDPRNADAPKGLPPKADVSVKHVVLVLSGKGGVGKSTVSANLAYALANRGYNTGLIDLDIHGPDIPKMLGIEDARLQSYDGKIIEPVRVTGNLAVISMAFLLPERNTPVIWRGPMKMTVIRQFLEDVNWGDLDYLIVDLPPGTGDEALTVAQLAPNIAGAVIVTTPQDVAVLDSSKAAEFIKKLELPVLGIVENMSGFVCPHCKEEIDIFGKGGGKKEAEQLGVPFLGAIPLDPEMRKAADEGRPFIIRQARAEESPTWKSFDAIMQTLVDQIEG from the coding sequence ATGACTCAAACGAACGAACCCGATAAGGAAACCTGCACCGGGAACTGTGCCAGTTGTGCGGCTACGACGAAGTGCGACGACCCGAGAAATGCGGACGCCCCGAAGGGCCTCCCCCCGAAAGCCGATGTCAGCGTAAAACACGTCGTCCTCGTCCTCTCCGGAAAAGGTGGGGTCGGAAAGAGCACGGTCTCGGCAAATCTCGCCTACGCCCTTGCCAACCGGGGCTATAACACCGGTCTCATCGACCTCGATATCCACGGCCCGGACATCCCGAAGATGCTCGGGATCGAGGACGCCCGTCTCCAGTCCTACGACGGGAAGATCATCGAACCGGTCAGGGTCACCGGCAACCTCGCGGTCATCTCCATGGCATTCCTGCTCCCGGAGCGCAACACTCCCGTGATCTGGCGTGGCCCGATGAAGATGACGGTCATCCGGCAGTTCCTGGAAGACGTCAACTGGGGCGACCTCGACTACCTGATCGTCGACCTCCCGCCCGGAACCGGCGACGAGGCGCTCACCGTCGCCCAGCTCGCCCCGAACATCGCCGGAGCGGTCATCGTCACCACCCCGCAGGATGTCGCGGTCCTCGACTCGAGCAAGGCAGCCGAGTTCATCAAGAAACTCGAACTCCCGGTGCTCGGGATCGTGGAGAACATGAGCGGGTTCGTCTGCCCCCACTGCAAGGAGGAGATCGATATCTTCGGCAAAGGCGGCGGCAAGAAAGAGGCAGAACAACTCGGGGTGCCGTTCCTCGGGGCCATTCCGCTCGATCCCGAGATGCGGAAGGCAGCGGACGAAGGAAGGCCGTTCATCATCCGCCAGGCCAGAGCCGAGGAGAGCCCGACCTGGAAGAGTTTCGATGCCATCATGCAGACCCTGGTAGACCAGATCGAGGGATAA
- a CDS encoding ubiquitin-like small modifier protein 1, translating to MYRMNCTDREGCIRVKVRAFAMLREIIPAEHDAELPGGATIGDLLSLLSARHPGLDDALFTAAGELGAYVNILKNGRNIHFSGGLETPLEDGDIIALFPPAGGG from the coding sequence ATGTACAGGATGAACTGCACGGACAGAGAGGGGTGCATACGGGTGAAGGTCAGGGCGTTTGCGATGCTCCGGGAAATCATCCCGGCGGAGCATGATGCGGAACTCCCCGGCGGAGCGACGATCGGCGATCTACTCAGCCTCCTCTCCGCCCGGCACCCCGGACTCGACGACGCCCTCTTCACCGCCGCCGGGGAGCTCGGAGCCTACGTCAACATCTTAAAGAACGGCAGGAACATCCACTTCAGCGGAGGTCTCGAAACACCCCTTGAAGACGGCGACATCATCGCCCTCTTTCCCCCGGCAGGCGGCGGATGA
- a CDS encoding aldehyde ferredoxin oxidoreductase family protein, whose amino-acid sequence MNGYAEKILHVDLARERTVEEPFPEEWRRAYIGGRGLGVRILEDLVNPGIDPLGAENVLVFATGPVSGSGLPLGSRYDVVTKSPLTGTLTSANSGGKFGTSMKRAGYDAVVIRGRAERPVYLLLDDGHAEVRDASELWGLTTSGTTAAIQEDLGDPGLSAACIGPAGERLARIAGIINENSRAAGRGGVGAVMGSKNLKAVAARGNGRITVADRDRFLALKGEIAEKIRENAISGGGLPRFGTAVLVNIINENYILPTRNFQTAHFPAAENVSGEKMADTILSGKMGCQACVIQCGRDVEVEGKRTAGPEYETIWAFGPDCGIDDLAAVVEANNLCNDLGLDTISTGSTIACAMELSEKGYIDEKIRFGDAERMVDLVRRIGYRDGIGDELAEGSFRFARKHGHPELSMSVKRQELPAYDPRGLQGHGLAYATSVRGGDHVYGYMIAPEVLGSPEKLDPYSNDGKAVWTKTFQDLTAFIDSSGSCLFTSFPLGAADYGAMVSAVTGYDLDAGEVLRIGERIWNMQKVFNLKAGCTLEDDTLPPRLLREPLAEGAPKGRVWERQPLLDEYYRARGWDREGRPTPERLRDLGIGEEAVPPL is encoded by the coding sequence ATGAACGGTTACGCAGAGAAAATCCTCCACGTCGACCTTGCGAGGGAGCGGACGGTGGAAGAACCGTTTCCCGAAGAGTGGAGGCGGGCCTACATCGGAGGCAGGGGGCTCGGGGTCCGTATCCTCGAGGATCTGGTGAACCCGGGTATCGATCCCCTCGGTGCTGAGAACGTGCTGGTCTTCGCCACCGGGCCGGTTTCGGGGAGCGGCCTTCCCCTGGGGTCCCGATACGACGTCGTCACGAAGTCCCCGCTGACCGGGACACTGACCAGCGCGAACTCCGGCGGGAAGTTCGGCACAAGCATGAAACGTGCCGGCTATGATGCGGTCGTTATCCGGGGCCGGGCGGAGAGGCCGGTCTACCTCCTCCTCGACGACGGGCATGCCGAGGTCAGGGACGCCTCGGAACTGTGGGGGCTGACGACGAGCGGGACAACCGCGGCTATCCAGGAGGATCTCGGCGACCCCGGTCTCAGCGCCGCCTGCATCGGCCCAGCCGGTGAGCGCCTCGCCCGGATCGCCGGCATCATCAACGAGAACTCCCGGGCAGCCGGCCGCGGAGGCGTCGGCGCCGTGATGGGGTCCAAGAACTTAAAAGCGGTCGCTGCCCGGGGGAACGGTCGGATCACCGTCGCCGACCGCGACCGGTTCCTCGCCCTCAAAGGGGAGATCGCGGAAAAGATCCGGGAGAACGCCATCTCGGGCGGAGGACTGCCCCGGTTCGGGACGGCGGTCCTCGTGAACATCATCAACGAGAACTACATTCTCCCGACCAGGAACTTCCAGACCGCACACTTCCCTGCCGCGGAGAACGTTTCGGGAGAGAAAATGGCCGATACCATCCTTTCCGGGAAGATGGGATGCCAGGCCTGCGTCATCCAGTGCGGCCGCGATGTCGAGGTCGAAGGAAAGCGGACGGCTGGTCCCGAATACGAGACGATCTGGGCGTTCGGCCCCGACTGCGGGATCGATGACCTCGCCGCCGTCGTGGAGGCGAACAACCTCTGCAACGACCTCGGCCTCGACACTATCTCTACCGGATCGACGATCGCCTGCGCCATGGAACTCTCGGAGAAGGGCTACATCGACGAGAAGATCCGGTTTGGGGACGCGGAGCGGATGGTCGACCTCGTCCGGCGGATCGGCTACCGCGACGGCATCGGCGACGAACTCGCCGAGGGTTCCTTCCGCTTCGCACGGAAGCACGGGCACCCCGAACTCTCCATGAGCGTCAAGCGGCAGGAACTCCCGGCCTACGATCCGCGGGGGTTGCAGGGCCACGGCCTTGCCTACGCCACCTCGGTCCGGGGCGGCGACCACGTCTACGGTTACATGATCGCCCCCGAAGTGCTCGGGTCGCCGGAGAAACTCGATCCCTACTCGAACGATGGAAAGGCGGTCTGGACGAAGACGTTCCAGGACCTCACCGCCTTCATCGACTCGTCGGGGAGCTGTCTCTTCACCTCGTTCCCGCTCGGGGCGGCGGATTACGGGGCCATGGTCTCGGCGGTCACCGGCTACGACCTTGATGCCGGCGAAGTGCTCAGGATCGGCGAACGGATCTGGAACATGCAGAAGGTCTTCAACCTGAAGGCCGGGTGCACCCTGGAGGACGACACCCTGCCGCCGCGCCTCCTCCGGGAGCCGCTCGCCGAAGGCGCCCCGAAAGGCCGGGTCTGGGAACGCCAACCCCTTCTCGACGAGTACTACCGGGCCCGTGGGTGGGACCGGGAGGGGCGCCCCACGCCGGAGCGGCTCCGCGACCTCGGCATCGGGGAGGAGGCGGTCCCCCCTCTATGA
- the tsaA gene encoding tRNA (N6-threonylcarbamoyladenosine(37)-N6)-methyltransferase TrmO: MTAIECIPIGVVRSPYRVRGDAPRQGRLADTVAEIHVLDTYVPGLEGVERSSHLIILYWLDRAERGLLFAKPPGETRERGVFSTRSPARPNPIGLGIVDLVRREGDVLVVRGLDALDGTPVLDIKPYSPEIDCIPEATGGWHIKK, translated from the coding sequence ATGACTGCGATCGAATGCATCCCCATCGGCGTCGTCCGGTCACCCTACCGGGTCCGGGGCGACGCCCCCCGGCAGGGGCGCCTCGCGGATACCGTCGCGGAGATCCACGTCCTTGATACCTACGTTCCCGGCCTCGAGGGCGTGGAGCGGAGCAGTCATCTCATCATCCTTTACTGGCTCGACCGGGCTGAGCGCGGGCTGCTCTTCGCGAAGCCTCCCGGGGAGACCCGGGAGAGAGGGGTCTTTTCGACCCGCTCACCCGCCCGGCCAAACCCGATCGGCCTCGGGATCGTCGACCTGGTCCGGCGGGAGGGCGACGTCCTGGTGGTCCGGGGGCTCGACGCCCTGGACGGGACCCCGGTGCTGGACATCAAACCTTACTCCCCCGAGATCGACTGCATCCCGGAAGCGACGGGCGGCTGGCACATCAAAAAATAG
- a CDS encoding ribonuclease HI family protein, translating to MTTTDAVTLYTDGASRGNPGDAAWAYVIVQDGSVLASRSGFIGTATNNVAEYHAVINGLEAARAFTRSRLEVRSDSELVVRQLTGRYRITREHLADLAGEVRQRVRDFAEVRFESVPREHPCIQVADRLCNELLDAERRRR from the coding sequence GTGACGACGACCGATGCGGTGACGTTGTATACCGACGGCGCATCACGGGGAAACCCCGGAGACGCCGCCTGGGCATACGTGATCGTGCAGGACGGCTCCGTCTTGGCTAGCCGTTCGGGATTTATCGGGACCGCGACCAACAACGTGGCCGAGTACCACGCCGTCATCAACGGCCTCGAGGCTGCCCGGGCGTTCACCCGTAGCAGGCTCGAAGTCAGGTCGGACTCGGAACTGGTCGTTCGCCAGCTCACCGGCAGGTACCGCATCACCAGAGAGCACCTTGCAGACCTCGCAGGCGAGGTGCGGCAGCGGGTGCGTGACTTCGCGGAGGTCAGGTTCGAGAGCGTCCCGCGAGAACACCCCTGCATCCAGGTCGCGGACCGCCTCTGCAACGAGCTGCTTGATGCAGAGAGAAGGAGGAGATAG
- a CDS encoding phosphoribosyltransferase, which yields MLDAGRIIEDRSMRDRLSVFENRTDAGRQLAATLSRLETADEPVICAIPAGGVPLGLEVARALKAPLRMAVVRKVQIPWNPEAGFGAVTWNGQVFLNRPLMDALDLSEAEVNAAVAKARKNVEERIEKFAGGREEPGIEGQDAILIDDGLATGYTMLAAIEAARAGSPRQIIVAVPTGSLHAVNFIARKADLVICLNVRTSRTFAVAQAYERWHEITDREVQELLIQARDMGLF from the coding sequence ATGCTGGATGCGGGCCGGATCATTGAAGATAGATCAATGCGGGACCGGCTGAGCGTTTTTGAGAACCGGACCGATGCCGGGAGGCAACTCGCGGCGACCCTATCGCGGCTGGAGACGGCCGACGAGCCGGTGATCTGTGCCATTCCTGCCGGGGGGGTGCCCCTGGGGCTTGAGGTGGCACGGGCGCTCAAGGCCCCGCTCCGGATGGCGGTGGTGCGAAAGGTGCAGATCCCCTGGAACCCCGAGGCCGGGTTCGGTGCGGTGACCTGGAACGGGCAGGTCTTCCTGAACCGTCCCCTCATGGACGCTCTCGATCTCTCGGAGGCCGAAGTGAATGCCGCCGTCGCGAAAGCCCGAAAGAACGTGGAGGAGCGGATCGAGAAGTTCGCCGGCGGCCGGGAAGAGCCGGGGATCGAGGGCCAGGACGCGATCCTGATCGACGACGGCCTCGCAACCGGGTATACGATGCTTGCCGCAATCGAGGCCGCCCGCGCCGGGTCCCCCCGCCAGATTATTGTGGCGGTCCCCACCGGCTCCCTTCACGCCGTCAACTTCATCGCCCGGAAGGCAGACCTTGTCATCTGCTTAAACGTCAGGACCAGCCGTACCTTCGCGGTGGCGCAGGCATACGAGCGGTGGCACGAAATCACCGACCGCGAGGTGCAGGAACTGCTGATCCAGGCCAGGGATATGGGGCTATTCTGA
- a CDS encoding YbhB/YbcL family Raf kinase inhibitor-like protein: MQNLTIEVDFDRFLPEHTCDGEDLSPRIRVRGSDAPYLAVILDDPDAPRGTFTHWLAWNIPATGEIPGGIPPGPRISHPVSAVQGKNDFGRTGYGGPCPPKGASHRFFIRVWSVGRELDLSPGADRWHLEDALAAAATGYGETMAVYDRRKAFAARPRT, encoded by the coding sequence ATGCAGAACCTGACGATTGAGGTAGATTTCGACCGGTTTCTCCCGGAGCATACCTGTGACGGGGAGGACCTCTCCCCACGGATAAGGGTCCGGGGGTCGGATGCGCCCTACCTTGCGGTCATCCTGGACGACCCGGATGCTCCCCGGGGCACGTTCACCCACTGGCTTGCCTGGAACATTCCTGCAACCGGCGAGATTCCAGGGGGCATCCCCCCGGGACCCCGGATCTCCCATCCGGTCTCTGCCGTCCAGGGGAAAAACGATTTCGGGAGAACCGGTTACGGCGGCCCCTGCCCGCCGAAGGGCGCGTCGCACCGCTTCTTCATCCGGGTCTGGAGTGTCGGGCGGGAACTCGACCTCTCGCCGGGTGCCGACCGGTGGCACCTCGAGGATGCGCTCGCGGCCGCCGCCACCGGATACGGCGAGACGATGGCGGTTTACGACCGCAGGAAGGCATTCGCCGCCCGGCCCCGGACCTGA
- a CDS encoding YbhB/YbcL family Raf kinase inhibitor-like protein: MGSRIAKLIVSLRSAEFPVWNTCDGPDLSPELRIRGLTPETQSMAVFALNPFEPGCSFTAWILWNLSPAPVIPEGIPLQDVVTAPVDAVQGTNDYGTPGWRGPCPPAGETHRYLFKVYGLDTMLDLAPGAGKHDLIGAMQGHVLAFGETVAMYSR; the protein is encoded by the coding sequence ATGGGCTCCAGAATTGCGAAACTGATCGTCTCCCTCCGTTCGGCAGAGTTCCCCGTCTGGAACACCTGCGACGGCCCCGATCTCTCCCCTGAACTGAGGATCCGTGGACTCACCCCGGAGACGCAGTCGATGGCGGTCTTTGCGCTGAACCCCTTCGAACCCGGGTGCTCCTTCACGGCCTGGATCCTCTGGAACCTCTCGCCGGCGCCCGTGATCCCGGAGGGCATCCCGCTGCAGGACGTCGTGACGGCTCCGGTGGATGCTGTCCAGGGGACGAACGATTACGGGACCCCCGGCTGGCGCGGTCCCTGCCCTCCCGCGGGGGAGACACACCGCTACCTCTTTAAGGTCTACGGGCTCGACACCATGCTCGATCTCGCGCCCGGCGCAGGCAAGCACGACCTCATCGGTGCAATGCAGGGGCATGTCCTCGCATTCGGCGAGACTGTCGCGATGTACTCCCGGTGA
- a CDS encoding YbhB/YbcL family Raf kinase inhibitor-like protein, translated as MEPGMMPNLTVKLDFEEFPRDYTCRGANRSPPIRVEGILANIKSLAVLATTSPEEGPSRVAWIIWNLPAVPLIPGGFPAVEVVESPLHAVQGTNDFGSIGYRGPCPEAGKTEAYLFRVYALDIDLALAPGATWEEMVRAMDRSMNQTGEAIAFATG; from the coding sequence ATGGAGCCTGGTATGATGCCGAACCTGACAGTAAAACTGGATTTTGAAGAGTTCCCCCGGGATTACACCTGCAGGGGGGCGAACCGGTCGCCCCCGATCCGGGTCGAAGGTATCCTTGCAAACATCAAGTCGCTCGCGGTCCTTGCGACGACGAGTCCCGAAGAAGGGCCCTCAAGGGTGGCATGGATCATCTGGAACCTCCCTGCCGTTCCGCTGATCCCGGGAGGGTTCCCGGCCGTTGAAGTGGTGGAGTCACCGCTCCATGCCGTGCAGGGCACGAACGACTTCGGCAGCATCGGCTACCGGGGTCCCTGCCCCGAGGCCGGGAAGACCGAGGCATACCTCTTCAGGGTGTACGCACTCGACATCGATCTCGCGCTCGCCCCCGGGGCGACCTGGGAGGAGATGGTCCGGGCGATGGATAGGTCAATGAACCAGACCGGGGAGGCCATAGCCTTCGCCACCGGGTAA
- a CDS encoding CBS domain-containing protein: MGLVKCCREQVVAVSPDTPAVEVAKIMGEKNVGSVVVVTGDNRPAGILTDRDLAVRVMAQEKNPGEVRAEDVVTRDVITFQDSMGIYEAIQKMTAEGIRRMPIVDNAGKLIGIVTMDDIVRMLGEEMAAIAANIEKQSPPIQKQSPPIPM, from the coding sequence ATGGGACTTGTGAAGTGCTGCCGTGAGCAGGTCGTCGCCGTCTCGCCGGACACGCCGGCGGTGGAGGTGGCGAAGATCATGGGAGAGAAGAACGTCGGAAGCGTCGTCGTCGTCACCGGGGATAACCGGCCCGCCGGCATACTTACCGACCGCGATCTTGCAGTCAGGGTCATGGCACAGGAGAAGAATCCGGGCGAGGTCCGGGCTGAGGACGTCGTGACACGGGACGTGATCACGTTCCAGGACAGCATGGGGATCTACGAGGCCATTCAGAAGATGACCGCCGAGGGCATCCGGAGGATGCCGATCGTCGACAACGCCGGAAAACTGATCGGGATCGTCACCATGGACGACATCGTCCGCATGCTGGGCGAGGAGATGGCCGCGATTGCAGCGAATATCGAGAAACAAAGCCCGCCCATACAGAAACAGAGTCCCCCCATACCCATGTAA
- a CDS encoding DUF475 domain-containing protein, protein MDWLLIILTVAGLVVFETVSSIDNAIINADVLATMQEKARRWFLLWGLVFAVFVVRGLLPWMIVWATTPSLGPIGALLATFSSDPAVVAAIEESAPILLIFGGTFLVFLFFHWLFVEEKNCGLRSERFFSRQAVWFYAIVSILLAALVWFALSINVMMGFAAVLGSTAFFIVHGFRQNAEAQEARLTKPGMSDLSKIAYLEVLDATFSIDGVIGAFAFTLSVPLILIGNGVGAFVVRELTVRGVDRIRSYCYLKNGAMYSILVLGTIMLADSFGFHIPAWLSPVATFAIVGYFLYRSVQEQKKGMAGAA, encoded by the coding sequence ATGGACTGGCTGCTGATCATTCTGACTGTAGCGGGTCTCGTTGTCTTCGAGACCGTATCGAGCATCGATAACGCTATCATCAACGCCGACGTCCTCGCGACGATGCAGGAGAAGGCCCGCAGGTGGTTCCTCTTATGGGGGCTGGTCTTTGCCGTCTTCGTGGTCCGGGGGCTCCTGCCGTGGATGATCGTCTGGGCGACGACCCCGTCGCTCGGGCCTATCGGGGCGCTGCTCGCGACCTTCTCGAGCGATCCTGCGGTCGTGGCTGCGATCGAGGAGTCGGCTCCGATCCTCCTGATCTTCGGGGGAACGTTCCTCGTCTTTCTCTTCTTCCACTGGCTCTTCGTGGAGGAAAAGAACTGCGGGCTCCGGAGCGAGCGGTTCTTCTCCCGGCAGGCCGTCTGGTTCTATGCGATCGTCTCGATCCTGCTTGCCGCTCTTGTCTGGTTTGCTCTTTCGATCAACGTCATGATGGGGTTCGCGGCCGTGCTTGGGTCCACCGCCTTCTTCATCGTCCACGGGTTCAGGCAGAACGCCGAGGCGCAGGAGGCCCGGCTGACGAAACCCGGGATGTCGGACCTCTCGAAGATCGCCTATCTCGAGGTCCTCGACGCGACCTTCTCGATCGACGGCGTCATCGGTGCGTTCGCCTTCACCCTCTCGGTCCCCCTCATCCTGATAGGGAACGGCGTCGGGGCCTTCGTGGTCAGGGAACTGACAGTCAGGGGTGTCGACCGGATCAGGAGTTACTGTTACCTCAAGAACGGGGCGATGTACTCCATCCTGGTGCTCGGGACGATCATGCTCGCGGACAGTTTCGGGTTCCATATCCCCGCCTGGCTCTCGCCGGTGGCGACATTCGCCATCGTCGGGTACTTCCTCTACCGCTCGGTGCAGGAGCAGAAGAAGGGGATGGCGGGCGCCGCGTGA
- a CDS encoding flavin reductase family protein — MTKRSIGPRTLLYPHPDLIIGTYGTDGRPDVMVAAWGGICSSSPPAVAVSVQKARQTYENLIERREFTISIPSADYVKEADYFGIVSGRDTDKFAATNLTPVKGDLVDAPYVGEFPVVLECRLLQTVEIGVHTQFIGEILDVKVDEGVFGEDGKPDIEKIRPFAYDSMRQEYYGFSGSLAKAFSAGKGFKQ, encoded by the coding sequence ATGACGAAGCGATCGATTGGCCCACGGACACTTCTTTACCCCCACCCCGACCTGATCATCGGAACCTACGGCACCGACGGCCGGCCGGATGTGATGGTCGCCGCATGGGGCGGCATCTGCTCGTCCAGCCCCCCTGCGGTGGCGGTCTCGGTTCAGAAAGCCCGTCAGACCTACGAGAACCTGATCGAGCGGCGCGAGTTCACGATCAGCATACCCTCGGCAGATTACGTGAAGGAAGCGGATTACTTCGGTATCGTCTCCGGCCGGGACACGGACAAGTTCGCCGCAACCAATCTGACGCCGGTGAAAGGCGACCTGGTGGACGCCCCGTATGTCGGGGAGTTTCCGGTCGTTCTCGAGTGCCGGCTCCTCCAGACGGTCGAGATCGGCGTGCATACCCAGTTCATCGGCGAGATCCTGGACGTGAAGGTGGACGAGGGCGTGTTCGGGGAGGACGGCAAGCCCGATATCGAAAAGATCCGGCCGTTCGCCTACGACTCGATGCGGCAGGAGTACTACGGATTTTCCGGTTCGCTCGCGAAGGCCTTCTCGGCGGGGAAGGGATTCAAACAGTAA